Within the Erigeron canadensis isolate Cc75 chromosome 6, C_canadensis_v1, whole genome shotgun sequence genome, the region aatggaaatattATTCTTAGCAAATCCCTTTTTGTATTAACCCAATGAAAATgatgtaaacaaatatatacgatcacaaacaaccaaatatataattacaaacaTCAAGATTCAAATTCCACTGAATAAAGCATCCATCTCTCGAAATTTATTACATTATTACTTATTATTTCAATTATTTATATAGCGTATTCTGTTCGTTTACGGTTTATATGTGATAAACCGTCAAACGTATAGTTATGGGCCTTAGTCTTGCGGTCTACAAATCGTAAAGACGAGTTTATTAGGTAGCCGTCATTCTGGGAAAAAATAGATGGgattaataaaagagaaaaagttaCGGTATatgcttctttttcttttgtaacagaatttatattttgtttactaTGATAAACCATTACAGGATTGATATGTTGAACTTTGAACATACatgaaaatgagttaattgaTACAAGTATAATTAAAAATGAATATGTATCGTAGATAATAAAATTCtacatttgaaaattgaaatagaCTCGCACGTTTTTACCTAGTTCCACCTTAATTTCAAACAAGTTGTTTGTCACAAATACCATGAAATTGTATCACTACATAATCCAAAGAATCTCCTCCAACACAAGATCGATAATAACCCAAAATCTATACACATTATGATTGAATGTTTGAACTGAACTCAACCCGCTAATGATGCTAATAATATTCCACGGGAGTGTCAGAACAACTATCATCCGACACAACTTCACGCCTGTTATACGGCGGAGGAACATAAGGTGGTGTGGTGCATCTCAAAAGTGCCCAATTCACACCTTGAAAGAACCCGTGTTGTTTGATAGCCGAGGCGCCCATAGTAGACCCTAATCTCCCAACCGGGTCTTTAACCAACAACTGAGATATTAAATCCTTAGCCATAGCCGGGATCACGGGATCTTTAGGGAACTCGAGAGCACGAGCTACAATATTCGCTAACGTTAACTCATTATCCATCCCTCTAAAAGGCGTAAAACCATAAAAAAGTTCAAACATAAAAATCCCTAACGTCCACCAATCCACCGCACTTCCATGCCCCTCCCCCGACACAATCTCGGGTGCTAGATACTCGTGCGTCCCAACAAATGACATAGAACGCACGTCTACTGGCTCGGCTACAAATTGCGGGCCAGAGTGGTTCCCAGGCTTTTTCTTGCGTCTTCTCATGGGATTAAGGCACGAGACCGATGGGATTCTACAATTTGGTAAAATGCATGAGGAGGATGTCACTTTAGGTGGGTCGAAAAATAATGGTGGTAGAGGGTTCAGGCCGTTTTGACCCGAGAAAACTTGAGCCGGGGTGGAGGCAGTAAGGTCACATTTTAAAGAGAGGTCAAAATCGGTAAGCATAATGTGACCATCGGTTCGGACTAAAACATTTTCGGGTTTGAGATCTCGGTAAACAATGTCTAGCATGTGAAGATACTCAATAGCTACTACTACCTCCGATGCGTAAAACCTGGaaaattatttcatttcatttattaacAAATCAATTTCCgtaaattatgtaaattacaattaaacacTTCCATCAATTAACTAGAAAATACAAAACAGTTCCGGGTCAAAGCTTTCCACCCGCACAATCCGGGATTTATTTACATAACTAAATCCTAGGCAAGTTTGTTtcaatgatcaaattaatcacgATCTTTCATGATCTAATATTATTGATGTGACAATGGTACGCAAATAggtttattttactttatttactttttctAAACAAACTATCAAAAATTCTGTCTTTCAAACACATTTTACAAGCTTTAATTAAATGGGTGGAGTACAAGAGTACAAGTGTATAAAGTAAGCAGCATACTCGTAAAAATTCAATAGTCTAAAgtttaatggataaatatttATTGTCTTTAACAGGATTAAATAcaattgttattgtttttttctACTAAAATGAAAGAGTGGTGGAAATAATTGATATCTTCGCAAAGAATTTGTCAATATATAAAACCCTTTATTAGACAGCAACAATTAAGGAAACTTTATTAAAGACATTATTATTCAAACAAGAAAATTAGGTGGGGAATTTATATGCTAATTAAATGTATGTCTAGAAATAGAAAATTCTACGATATACATTATCAGTAATACAGTGCAATCAAGTTGTCGTGATCACAAATAAGGGCAATGTGCAAGAAATAGACAATTTTAATGGGCTCGTGATGGTGGACAACGAtcaattatttacttatttatggCATATATATTGGGATGTAATGTACCTCTACATATACATATGGATTTGAATGATTATACGCAATGTCCTTAGCTGTCTAGAGTCTTTGACTGTTTTGACTTATGTAGGCTgacatttaaaacttaataaaattaaaagttttgttaatgacattATTGTAGAGGTTAGTCTCCATGTAACTAATTTTTCTACTCTTGTACGGTTATCTACAtcttacatttatatatttggtTCTTGTGGATACTTGTTATTAGATACGATTTCTAAAAAGCCAAATAATCAGTAACTACATGAGTACATGTACTGTATACATACAAGCTCATACTAAAAGCTCCTAGAGTCCTCGTAGTAAATACTAGTACCACTACcacttttttatacatttacaaTGTGTTGgtaaaaatcaatatataaaaaaaatgacatttatttcgttaaaattatataaaacggTGCCATTATTACCCACGTGGCATTGGTTAGACTTGTAATACTTTGACTTGTTTTTAAAAATGCACACGAACTCACGTGGACTGGACTGGAGCATGTGTAATCAATATACCCATATGAGAGACTGGTCACTTTCTTCTCACTCAACATTATTTTctacttaattaaataaaaactttctaCGAGTATTTATTTAGAATTTAATTTGAATTTTCAATTGTGGACCAGTCTAGGATTAACCACATACACCACCAGCAAGTCCTTCCATTGTGGTCCTTGACCAGACCACATGAAACGTTACTCACCGTCCAATTTATTATAAACCAAGTAACCAATCACAAAAATGATACACACTTGAAAAGTGTCGATACAAAACATTActtaatttgaatatttttgaaattgttgtactgagaaaataaatttaataagcGTCCtgaaaataaatgtaaaaaggCTTATACttctttaaaaagtttttttttttctttttttttttttacaaatttagaGTGTATTATTGATGGACATATTTCACATTATCAAAGTTTAATTCAATTTTAAGTCAATGTGGATAAAATTGGCTAGGCCAATCATCCCATTAGTTATATTCTCAATGTataaagatgataataatagTGAAGCGCAAACTaatgtaaaatttaaaattcgAGAGAATATTGAAATGCGAATTGAGTACCTGACGGCGGAATCAGGGAAGCGTTTGAAAGGCTGACGTTGACGGAGGACATGAAGATCACCACCGGGACAAAACTCAGTCAAAAGACACGACCATTTAGGCGACTCTAAAGAGGCATACAAGGTAGGCAAAAAAGGATGTTCCAACATTTCCAATATCTCTTTCTCTGTTTTGGCCCTTCCTTCTTTATTTCGTCTCGCCAGTTCCCTTTTATCCATTACTTTAGCCGCAAAAACCGCATTCttcattgatgatgatgattttttaatttctgATAAATAAACCGACCCGATATCACCCGCACCGAGCCTGTGAATGAACCGGAGGTCAGCAAGAGATAAACCGTTGCCATTATTGGGCTCAGAATGTATAGCATTCCAACAGGGGTCTCCTGATGATGGTTTTGTGGTGGTTATGGTGGTACGTGAAGAGTTAGTGGCGGTTGTCCACGTGGTTTCGGAACTGGAGCTTGTGCTCCGGTTGATATCGGTGgcggttgtggtggtggtggtggtggaattGAAGCTTATGCTTTGGAGGTCGTCGGCGATGTCGTCGATCCATGGTGGTTCCATTTTGATTGAGACAAAATCGATGTAGGTgtggagagagagagagagatatggaAGATGGTGAATAAGaaaattttgttgttgtttatgaAGAGTAAAAGGATGGAGGGTTTGGGCCTACTAAAGTTATAAGCTTATTTGTTGGGTTAACATGGGCCCTGGATCCATGTTTGTTATGTGGAGTGTATACATTTGGTAGTTATTCATCTTTTCATTCCAATCATCAtgatttattatcttttttaatttgtgtGTGTTTAGAAGATATTGAttgttacttttcaaaaaaggAAGATATTGATTGTTAACTATAAAATAGCATGTTGCCTATGCAATACGGTAGGGTAATACAGTGGTGACGGGTGACAGGGGTTAGATGTGGTGGCGGCGACGGGTAGTGTAGGCTATTGAAGTAAATGTGACTGATCAATGTAGTTATTCAAAGAGTATTTTTGTAATATTGCATGTGTAACATTCaaccttttcaaaaataaaaaaaatgtctattttttataagtaatatatatatatatatatatatatatatatatatataggggaaagttaatttgagaccaactaaaaaaagtccaaaaaaagaccattgattttcgtaagttacacaccaccatcttgatctactacgatatacaagacctttttgtaaaaacactaagactttctggCGACGgacccaccagaaaatcatgcgtaagttaacttacacatgatgatggtgtacaaaaatcttgtatatcgtagtacatgatgatggtgtacaaaaatcaatggtcctaattggtcctaaaataaaaggtggtctcaaaatatcttaACTACAACTATATGAATCAATATAGCTATTATAAGCTTTATTAAATCTAAACTACAGCTATATTTGTATAATGTGTGATATAGATCGTATATTGTCTTAGCTTAATTACTccctatatataaatgtaaaatgaaGGTTTGTAATGGTGCCACCTATTGTTGACTTAGTTTAAAATATTGTGTGGGATATAAGCGGCTTAACTATGAACTACAAGTGGGGTACCGAACAACCGTTCACGACGGCAATGGCATGAAGACTAGTGGTGGTATCAGTGACAAACTGACAATGGGGAtggttatgaaaaaaaaatttctaatgaATGGCCATcattaacttaaataaaaaatttcaatattttatatcaaaaaaaagttcatccttgaattttatagtaaaatttcaactattttatgcacgctaataattgttatttacgtgtataactaaaatattatACCTTTACAAAAATCATTATGTAtttttgaagcatttttatagatataaatgacACATTTAAGTCGTCaaatcttttcatttatttgatttttatatatattcgacCCAAAGAATTTGCACTCGTCTCCACATAAACATCCATCATTCCATCTCTACTATTTTTGTATTCGTGGATGGTAGTATTATCCAAAAAATTGACCACATCGATCAATAATTAAATGTTTAAGTTCAATAATTAATCatataaacacaaacaaatttacttatattgatgatataaggaaaatgataaatcctcttaaccaaatagcctaataatcctcttaaagtattaagaaggtgacatgtgatatccactaattctcttttataATCTTGTCTCCTGATTTTTTTAacatgtcatcatctaatagttaaaagaattttaggctattttgttaaaaagattaattatttcTCTCAATAAAATGATGACTCATTTAGTAGTTGTATATCTATAAGAGTAATGTTATGATTACAAACCAATTACAAATaaacttttacaaattaatCTACTTATTGCgttaaatatatgttagaaaatttttaTAGTCAACTTGTAGCATGAATTGAGGCATGGGATGTCTCCACCATTACTACGTGTCACAATTGGGAAATTAACCTTTTTGTATTAAAGATGCTTAAACTCAACACCACCACCCCTTAAAATCAGTTAAATGTTTCCTAAGGTATCATGGGCGGTGTCTCCTTCCATTTGTCATGTCCCCATGACTCTATTTTTGTCAATTAGAAACAATTTACTTTACAtgctctttttttcttttaagcacaaactaACACTAATATTCGTATGATATACGatagctatatatattgtatcattaaaaaatttgaatatgcctcatacatgatttgtgattACGAAATAACTTGTGCTTAAAGTAaacgaagctaaattataataagaagtaatgataaatataattaatatatgtttagttagagttttggattgaccttaaatttttacaatcacatcaaaatcggaacttgtaagcatagtggatgacgacaaatagccttgtgatttcgggtcgtaaacttaaatttttaaagtgtTCGTGtcaataacttattataagtaagaTAAGTAATAGgattgaagaattgagaaataaaaagtgaaaattttattaatgagaaaaagtgaaaaagtgaaaattttatattactTATTATAAGTTATAAGGTGATAATGTGTTTTTGTATCTACGGTTTAGTGTGCTGGAATGCAataaactatgcccaaaaggttatagtgtgcacaaactaacgtttttttttttataattgtatgcataaacttaataaaaaagtttatatcatgcaactttttgtgaccaaccaataaaaaccttagtttgtgcacactataaccttttgggcatagtttgttgCATTCCGGCGTACTAATCCCTTGTATCTATAAGTAAAAAGTTAGgttttaattttaagtctaataaggaaattaaatttgtatacaattacaaaagctaattaaaaaaaatttaattaaatggaCATATATCGACCaaagattacgccacgtgtcgttttaaaaatatctcaatccttttttagtttattgttaGATACCGTTAAACATGTTGTTAAGATTCTGTCATATCAACTAGCACGGTACACACAATGAGACGGTGGCGGTTGGGACATTTGATGATGGATGATCTATGAGTATATCACAACTCAACTCCAAAATTATTGCTAACCTGGTtctattaaaaagaaagaataacAAAGCAATATATCTTTTGATGATTGAAAAACTACCAATTGCGTTAGTCAAAGCAACGTGCGAGTTTCATACTAGTATcttatgttaatatatattaaaagacattTAACCTAATatcaattgaccaatcataacTATCAATTTATCCATTTCAATTAAATTAGTACATGTCctaatataatttacacttcTTGTTACttatcatcaatttacacttttaaacctttctttttcttaaataattattttattagaataaaatacataaaatattaaactCATGTTTATCTTAAATATCagactaattaaataattaaaaaaatattcttttaataaacaaaaaaaccaaCCAACTATAGTCTCATTCAACTATAGTTATaactaattcttttttattataatttatcaaattatcaaaaattatatattgataaGAACTTTATAATCTAAAACTTTcatgagaaaaacaaaaagcatTACAAAAACTACAAGAAATTTCCTTAACTGTATTGTTAAGAAAACAGTTATAACAACAAACATTAAAATGATATTGATAGACGAATATGTTAAATGTTTCGTCAATGTTCCATTATTACATtctattattttgattttcattacCCTATTTATATTTGACTTTAACAGTTTGCTatttcataattacattttttatatttgaaatcATCGGTTTGTTATTTCACATTTTTTCTtagattacatatatttaattttatcttcTATATGTCATAAACAATGTGTATATTCAACACATGTCTTAATCCAGTATCAAATTATATGTAAAAGATTTGAAATCTAATCTTAGATATAAAACAAACTTCTCACATACagatatttaaacaaaataaaaatgtaaagtaataaataaaatactttgatAGATAACTTTGTCAACCATGCATCTCATGAGTTATAACCTCCATTTGAATAATCCGAAGAATGCCTTAACTAGATATCTAATACGAGTATATCAAAAGGATGGATAATCAAACTTATTTCTCGATTAATAGAAGCCTAAAGAGATGAATAGAGCCCCAAATGagtgatataatttttatatttgcaCATGAAACTTTTTTATGCCCGTACAAAGTATCTTCAGTTTTTCCATTTAGCGAACTGATTAGCTTATGATGAATTTAGttcttactcttttttttttcacctgTACCCTATATAATAAATGGCTAAATAAATGGCTTTTCATTGCAAACCAATTTGTTATGTTATATCTTAACATcatttatcaatttatcatatcGTCAACGGCCCAATAAAGCATGGACTTTATTGTTTAGTACATTGCATTCAAGTTGGGTTGAAATAATCATAAGTCAATAACTATATTGGAAAGTGGTGACCCCGACTTACCGACGAACAGGAGAAGAATTTTCAGATCCATATTTTGCGACGGGATATAATTATGACTAGACATGGGCAAAAATCTGGTTCCTAACCGATCCAAAAAACCCCCGAAATTTGAAACCTATTCCGGTAATTAAAGTACGTCGGTTTGGAACCGAATCTAATTTTTGGTTCCAAACCAGTTCCGATACTTGGTCAAAACCAATCTCACAATTGTTGACCATAAGCGGTTTCATTTCTGTATTTTTTGGctgtttattttttagttttctttgtaaaataaaataattttgggTCTATGATCTattcaagttttaattttttttttaatgttgtcATTTTTGGTTTCCTTTTATATATCTACGATGAAGTGCCACTGAAGTGGTAGTGGTGTTGCACTTTTCTAATACATTTTTGCATTTTAAATCCACTTACGATTTGACCAGAGCACGTTTTTGTCTGCATTTccttttttatgttcttgtatAACATAATTACGTATATTTGCTATGACAATCTTATGAGCATGGTTGCGTTATTTCCCTTACATAAACACATATTTTACATAACATACGTTGATGAAATATGCCAAAGTAATTGTTTTGTTGTtgcatttgatttttttagttgGGTATTTTGTTGAACCTTATTTCATTTTTGAGCCGTATCGATAATGAATGCATGTAGACATGATAAACGAGGCCCTGCAGAAGGGGTTATGTACCCActagtttttgtttattataatttttataggGGTGACTTTGTTTTAACAAATCATCCTCATTTATAAACATCAAgcattttaaatatttgttttttttttaatttcttttgtttttgtttttatttttttatgttataataCAAGCCCAAAAATGATGCTTGATGAACTTGTATGgattgaaaatttaagaaacACTATTGTAAAATGTGTATTCTATTTATATTTTGCGATATTATCAAGAATTCGTCTTCTAACTACTTTCTACAATATTAGTTGAAGAGAATTAATTTACAAACATCTCAATAATAGAACATTTATTGCCAACATCGAATCAAGGAAAGTCTTCAACAAAACTTTTTATAAGATGTATAAATGATAGATCAATATGTATTGGTGATATCGTGATACATCATACATGTAATTATAAGGCTAGTGACAACGTGTCCGTGTGAGGAGAGCATAAAATTTGACCGTTAAACAGTTGTATGaccgtttaaaaaaataaacaataaaaatataacccTGCTGTTCATACCTATTTAACACTAccaatccttaaacaaatcactAATATTTTCACTCAAATCAATACCAACACTCTAAAAAACTCTTCATGGATCCAAGGAAGAGTTTCAAAGCAATCCAAAAGTCATGGACGGGCCTTTTGATCTAAACACGTACACTTGATCCAAGTGCAATTGCAACCCCCTCCTTATTATCCTCAAACGAGTACTCAACCGTTATATCAAAAccaatataaattatataattatattctaCCTCAATCGATTTCTATAGGCTAGTGTAGACTCTTGCATAAAAAGATGAATTCGCGGTGAAATACAAATGGTCTTGCGATTTTTTTCAGCAAAAGGATTTTACCTTTGTTAGCTTGCCGACTTACGGTTTTTAAAGGGTAATTGAGGGAACCCTAGTCCCGGTACTACAAatggatacccatcgactcaccccatatgagccatatgatgttGGTACAATACCttcatcctaatccccacatgatctgggcaccccgaaggatcaAACCCACATATTTAAACTTTACATGTGGGTCTAAGCTTTATTGGTAACGGATACCTTAAAGGAGTTAGTTGCCGTAGTTTTTTTCCCCCTAACTATTATGCAatgtattcttttattttatttattaatgaaattttatgttttaattaaactgtttaatataattttgaacgttaaaaatgaaaaataaataggTGAGTCATGAATTGGaataccattaaaaaaatatcgATTTGTGATCAACCCATTAGACATGAGTGACTAAAAgagataagatttttttaaagttgtatcAATTTTATTAGTGAAGTTGGGGTTcattaaatcaaaaaacaaaatttaagatTCAAACTTCACTAATTTTAATACAATTATTCAAATTGTTTCTTCTTTATTTGTTCAAGCAACTTTTAAGAATCTTATCCAAATTAAAAGTATGGAATCCACCATATTAAAGCCCAAGCAATTGGATGGATGTATGGAGTAGGGGTgagaaaaaccgaaccaaaaatcgaaaaaaatcatgaaaaccaaaaaaaccgaaccgaaaaaacaaaaaaacattggttttggttttctaaaaaccgaaagttgtgGTTTGGTTTTAGTTTCTAacgaaaaaccaaaccgaaccaaaaatatatatgtttactttattttatatttacatcattttattactaattttgataaatatgttaatatatttgcatttttaggtgtatataataatatcatttatatgttttaagtgaaagTACATAACaaagttaatttgttttaataattgtataattaaacaacgagtaaaaaatataaatagttatatataaaatttgtttgaagtttgtacaacttacttttatggatttgttgtcattgttgtactgttattgttactaatattgttttcaaaacgtgttgaaattaattaagatgtaattatggtataaacttataaacttttcaagctaaatttgacccaaaccacaagtggttaaaaaccgactaaaacagaaaaccgaaccgaaatagacCCAAATCGAAAAATCCGAAACctaatggttttagtttttaaaaaccgaattataacggttcggtttcggttttagttaaaaaccgaaccaaaccaaaccatacTCACCCTTATGGAGCTCCATCCAGAACCTAAATACAAACCAAACCTTGACCACAACCCTACACCATTCGATTATGATCAGTAGTTACTTCAAACTTGGCAGACATAAGCCAACTCTACCTCAACTTTGTAGAATATTCAAGCAGCATTACCTTGTAGTTGTAATTCATCCATCATTTGCTCTCCTGATGAGGCATAACTAGCCATaccatacacttgaaaagtagaTTGTATTATTCATTATCAAATATCAAGAAACTAACCACGTATAAGACCACTTGAGCTCTTCTATATCAAGACCTTGACTAGAAAAAAaatggaacaaaaaaaaaaactctgcCTAACTGAATTATGCTAAAAAAATTGACCTAAGTTCTAACATAAAAGAGAAATTATTAAAaaccatatatttattttgggCTTTTGGCTCAACCAAAATTTAATACTAAACCTCTTATCGTGGTTCAACCAATTTCCATTTTGGGCACAAgcatttttgaaattttgaccAGATATTAATTCAGAAGTGATACAATTATTTATATCATTCAGAAACTTATGAACTGGGAAAGTTAGGTctaggtatttttttttttttattatgagaGAACTTATAGTTTGAAAATAAAGACATGAGTAAAAGATAAAcataatttctaaaattatatttaaaatgtataaaaaaattaaccacTAAATGTATGAATTATgagttaaatatattttttttatgaatataataataataataataataataataataataataataataataataaataataataataatttgttaaACATAGTCTTTTAAATAATACTCATATGTGATAATTGTCT harbors:
- the LOC122603878 gene encoding serine/threonine-protein kinase D6PKL2-like, whose translation is MEPPWIDDIADDLQSISFNSTTTTTTTATDINRSTSSSSETTWTTATNSSRTTITTTKPSSGDPCWNAIHSEPNNGNGLSLADLRFIHRLGAGDIGSVYLSEIKKSSSSMKNAVFAAKVMDKRELARRNKEGRAKTEKEILEMLEHPFLPTLYASLESPKWSCLLTEFCPGGDLHVLRQRQPFKRFPDSAVRFYASEVVVAIEYLHMLDIVYRDLKPENVLVRTDGHIMLTDFDLSLKCDLTASTPAQVFSGQNGLNPLPPLFFDPPKVTSSSCILPNCRIPSVSCLNPMRRRKKKPGNHSGPQFVAEPVDVRSMSFVGTHEYLAPEIVSGEGHGSAVDWWTLGIFMFELFYGFTPFRGMDNELTLANIVARALEFPKDPVIPAMAKDLISQLLVKDPVGRLGSTMGASAIKQHGFFQGVNWALLRCTTPPYVPPPYNRREVVSDDSCSDTPVEYY